A genomic window from Silene latifolia isolate original U9 population chromosome Y, ASM4854445v1, whole genome shotgun sequence includes:
- the LOC141631217 gene encoding protein FAR1-RELATED SEQUENCE 1-like, translating to MKKLTDKVESQICKETDFVEQICGVVWDTDLEPIEFEEKWTQVINDFELNDNTWLTYMYGKRHKWIPAYFRDLSFRLPFENYTKIRESKQFLDAASDSTLPQVSSKTMIEKHASKIYTHTVFYEFQEQVDHNNESKETTCTCKMFERKGILCKHIIWIISGKGLQSIPEQYIETRWTKKSYRKPLYGLDRKLLQDYDPTDLRKLELSRVWSEFYATISVLNSMPENQIKELSLMLLQFREKINPTKESLTKEQELEMLLGCSAKSNITVLPPKIAKNKGSGKRMKSNKDKAIEKALQKHYLVQSINNSYIKFVQSINNSYLNIRLSNKSI from the exons atgaaaaaaCTTACCGATAAAGTTGAGTCACAGATTTGTAAGGAGACTGACTTTGTTGAGCAGATATGTGGAGTTGTTTGGGATACTGACTTGGAACCCATTGagtttgaagaaaaatggactCAAGTGATTAATGACTTTGAGTTGAATGATAATACTTGGTTGACATACATGTATGGCAAAAGGCACAAATGGATACCTGCTTACTTTAGGGATTTGTCCTTTAGGCTGCCTTTTGAAAACtacacaaagatcagagagtcAAAACA ATTTCTTGATGCTGCAAGTGACAGCACATTGCCACAGGTTTCTTCTAAGACAATGATTGAGAAACATGCctctaaaatctacacacatactGTTTTCTATGAGTTCCAAGAGCAA GTTGATCACAATAACGAATCAAAGGAAACAACATGTACGTGCAAGATGTTTGAGAGGAAAGGAATCCTTTGTAAACACATTATATGGATTATATCAGGAAAAGGACTGCAAAGCATACCGGAGCAGTACATCGAAACCAGATGGACgaagaaatcatatagaaagcctTTGTATGGACTGGATAGAAAGTTATTGCAAGACTACGATCCCACTGATTTGAGAAAGTTGGAATTATCAAGGGTATGGTCAGAGTTTTATGCAACAATAAGTGTTCTTAACTCGATgcctgaaaatcaaatcaaggagCTAAGTTTGATGCTTTTACAATTCCGAGAGAAAATAAATCCAACCAAAGAGAGCTTGACAAAGGAACAAGAACTAGAAATGCTCTTAGGTTGTTCAGCAAAATCAAATATTACTGTTCTTCCACCAAAGATTGCAAAAAACAAAGGAAGCGGCaagagaatgaaatcaaacaAGGATAAGGCAATTGAGAAG GCATTACAAAAACACTATCTTGTTCAGTCAATCAATAACAGCTACATCAAATTTGTTCAGTCAATCAATAACAGCTATCTAAACATTAGATTATCCAACAAATCCATCTAG
- the LOC141631219 gene encoding protein FAR1-RELATED SEQUENCE 5-like, with product MVFTPFTWIDNDKRSITFCCALIAKETTESFNWVFERFFIAMGGKEPEYIITDQDPGIIASVPEKFKTERHRFCMWHIMNKVPCKYGSKRKDYQVFLKKLNAIVWDEELEVEEFDNRWSAIMEEHVPTDIEWFTDCYDIRRQWVMAHCKDLRMGGIMRTIQRSKSENNFFKRFEARNGTLVEFWMRFESALDQQRHNQKRLDNENRHSNPNDACL from the coding sequence ATGGTTTTCACTCCCTTCACATGGATTGACAACGATAAACGATCAATAACTTTCTGTTGTGCCCTTATAGCGAAAGAAACTACGGAATCGTTTAATTGGGTGTTCGAGAGGTTTTTTATTGCTATGGGAGGAAAGGAACCAGAGTACATAATAACAGATCAAGATCCTGGAATAATTGCGTCAGTACCCGAAAAATTCAAGACAGAACGGCACCGGTTCTGCATGTGGCACATTATGAATAAGGTTCCCTGTAAGTATGGTAGCAAAAGGAAAGATTACCAGGTATTTTTAAAAAAGTTAAATGCTATTGTATGGGACGAGGAACTTGAAGTAGAGGAGTTCGACAATAGATGGTCAGCAATAATGGAGGAACACGTACCCACTGACATTGAATGGTTTACGGACTGCTATGATATAAGGAGGCAGTGGGTGATGGCGCACTGTAAGGACTTGAGAATGGGTGGTATTATGAGGACGATACAGCGGTCGAAAAGTGAAAACAATTTTTTCAAGAGGTTTGAGGCGAGAAATGGTACTctggttgagttttggatgcgctTTGAAAGTGCTTTGGACCAACAAAGACACAACCAGAAGAGGCTTGATAACGAAAACCGTCATTCAAACCCtaatgatgcgtgtctataa
- the LOC141631220 gene encoding protein FAR-RED IMPAIRED RESPONSE 1-like yields the protein MEAIGITISTQAHKKDLRTPMTSYMCKLAIESDGAKIYTHDIFEEFQEELKNAIGGFSCKGFLESNNLEVTTLKDSLGGRTFEASCSCKLFERKGLLCRHIIWIYSGNGVNKIPESGISRRWTKDSLRSGDYSTGECTDDMDIVDSKQLQMTKLWSEIHETIGVLVDKEKDDVEGLTNLIREFREKLTPVGEKLNKQQQMEKLLGCKASKEISILPPKYSKNKGSGKKILSSKAKAVAIASKPKRMCNNCKQMAHHDNRNCPNPFAERPPQLSELSEEEEEEEEEVDDLSEE from the exons ATGGAAGCAATAGGTATAACTATAAGCACACAGGCTCACAAAAAGGACCTTAGGACTccgatgacatcctacatgtg TAAGTTGGCAATAGAGAGTGATGGTGCGAAGATTTACACACATGATATTTTCGAGGAGTTTCAAGAGGAGTTAAAGAATGCAATTGGTGGATTTAGTTGTAAGGGTTTCTTGGAGTCGAACAACTTAGAGGTTACTACCTTGAAGGATTCATTGGGAGGCC GGACTTTTGAGGCGAGTTGTTCCTGTAAACTTTTTGAGAGGAAGGGACTACTCTGCAGGCACATAATTTGGATTTATTCCGGTAATGGGGTAAATAAAATTCCGGAATCTGGGATTTCTAGGAGATGGACAAAGGATTCATTGCGGAGTGGTGACTATAGTACCGGGGAGTGTacagatgacatggatattgTAGACAGTAAGCAACTTCAAATGACAAAATTGTGGTCGGAAATTCACGAAACAATTGGAGTGCTTGTTGATAAGGAAAAGGACGACGTTGAAGGTCTTACTAATTTAATAAGGGAATTTAGAGAGAAGCTGACACCGGTAGGTGAGAAGTTGAATAAACAACAGCAAATGGAGAAATTGCTTGGTTGTAAAGCAAGTAAGGAGATTTCTATACTGCCACCTAAATATTCcaaaaacaaagggagtgggaaaAAGATTTTGTCTAGTAAGGCGAAGGCCGTTGCAATTGCCAGTAAGCCGAAACGCATGTGCAATAATTGCAAGCAAATGGCACACCATGACAATAGGAACTGTCCTAACCCTTTTGCTGAGCGTCCACCGCAATTGTCGGAATTAtctgaagaagaggaggaggaagaagaagaagtagacgACTTGTCGGAGGAGTAG